The sequence ACTTTTTACGAGTTCGTCAATCATAATTGAGTTCATTCTAAAAAGGTGGAATACCGATTCCATCGCTCTCATTAGTATTTGTTTTTATGCATCAATTTTTTTTAGAAAAGCGATTGAATCGGTTTTTAGAGTAGACTCATAATTATTTTATTTTTTTGTTTGATATGATCCTTTCAGGAATTCAACTTATTAGTAGTGAATCTAATGCATAGAAAAGAATTATGTCTAAAATAAAATTTGAGAATATTAATACTCTCTTTCTGGATGTAGGGAATACCCTCATCTCTATTGATTTTGTTTGGATATGTACAGAACTAAGAAAACTGGAAATCCAGTGTGATGCAGGACAACTACAAAAGGCGGAAGCTTCAGCCCGTCCAGTGATTTCTAAACGAATTCAGGAATTTAAAGGTAGGAAAGGTTTAGAGGCTCATGTCTTATACCTGGAATTGATTTTTAGCAAACTACCGGAGAAAATGGTTCACGAAAAAATTCAAATAATCCAAATTGTAGAAAAACTTGTTCCGATTCTATACCCGGATGGAAATGTGCTCCGTCTTTGGTCCTACGTTTTGCCGGGAGTCCGGGAAGCTTTACAAAAATTAAAAGAGATGAATCTAAAAATAGTAGCGGTTAGCAATGGAGATGGGACAGTCGAAGCGCAATTAACAGATCAGAATCTTATTTCTTATTTTGACACTGTTATTGATTCCCACGCAGTTGGAGTTTCAAAACCTGATCCCAAAATATTTGAGTATGCTCTTCGAGTTTCCAGGACAGCTCCTGAACGTACATTATTTGTCGGCGATATCTATAGTGTTGATATAGTAGGAGCATGGTCGGCTGGTTTATCCGCTATTTTGCTTGATCCCTATGGTGATTGGCCTGATGTGGACTGTGAACGCATCACCGATTTATTATCACTTTGTAGCAAAATTGCAACTTCTAGATAGTTAAAGCGATTGAAAGTGGATTATTAAATAACCACTTCCTCCCTGACGAATTGTTCGAGGGCAAACCTTGGACAAATATTATTGTGAATAAAATCAATTAAACTGGTTGCAACACTTCGAACACGTTTTTCTATTTTTTCATCAAGGCAATTGCCATCTTCATCAAAAACAGATCTCACATTTGCAACTGAAACCGGGCCAGGCAACACAATAGCACCCACATGTGAACAAACGCTTCTCAATTGTTCCAGGGATTTTATGGCGCCAATTTGACCTGCGGCTACACCTAATAAAGCTACTGGTTTAGTCGCTAATGAGGACGGAAATCCTAAGTTCTCAATGATAAGTTTGACGGTGGCGCTAAAGCTACCATGATATTCCGGTGTTGAAATCACAATCCCTGTTGCATTCAATATCATTTCCCTGATTCGATCACTGTCAAATGAATTATTCGATTGTCCTGGCAATGCTAAATTGAGTTTAGAGGGATCTATTATATCCAACTCAATGTCTTTATTTTTTTTAATCTCATCTTGCACCAATGCCAATGCTTTGCCTGTGTAATTACCAGGTCTTACTGTTCCTAAGATTGTGGCAATTTTTATCATTTGGGACTCCTCTTTTTAAATGGGCATGAGAAATAATTAAAAGACTTAATTGATTATGGAGAATGACAATTAAAATTTCAAGTTTTTAAATCTTTTTGGATAGAAATTTACAGAATCATGTAATTCTAATAAATGTAACTAGCGTGGATAATTCATGAATCATGCTTTTAAGCTTAAATCTTCCAATTATGTCATCCCGTCGAGCAGGCTGTTGCAGAATAGGCAAAAAGCCTGGAATTGTCATCCTGGACGGAGCGAAGCGGATTGAAGGGATCTTGTTTGAAACTCGTTATAACTCTCGTATAGTCAAGTTATTAAGGGCTGTACCAGCAAGATTCTTCTCCCGGCCAGGCGGGATCAGAATGACATTTCAGATGATATTGCGCATTCTGGAACAGCCTGCGTGACGGGATCTATTTCCATACATATGAAAAAGCTGAATGTTAAGCATAAATAATTGTGAAAAAGCTCTTTTCTCGAATATAACAGTGATAAGGTTTATGAATAGGTCAGGCTAATGAAAAAATTTGAACCTGAAGGAAATTTGAAATTATTGGTTGGTATTGGTTGTTAGTTAATTCTAATTTAAACTTTAAATCTGTAATCAAAATCAATTTAGCAATGCCTGCCAATTTGGAATTTTATCTATCATTTTAAGTTGTGTTAAACAATCCAAATTAATATTCACATTTTCATTAAGGTTATTCCCATTATTTTTTTTGTGAAACAAGCAATTTGCAACATGAACTGCCATTAAAGGAGAAAATTCACTGTGGGGTGCTAATTCAGGGGTATGGTGAAAAGTGACAGCTTCTACTACTGGATCTGGCAATCCCCAAATCCCTAATAATGCGCCGCCTACTTCCGCATGAGTGGTTCCAAATACTTTTTGCTCTGCTTCTGTAAATCCAATATTTTCTGAATTCATTAGTTCTAAAGTTGAAATATAATCATCACTTAGATTCGCTGCAAGGACTAGTTTTCCGCAGTCATGAAGCAATCCACCCAGAAGGGCGTGATCTGCGTCCGATTTATTAATCTGCTCTTTTATAGCAATTCTGTTTGCTAGTCTACCTATTTCCAGGCTATGGAAAATCACATCGTCGATTGATAAACCCAATATTTTTTTTGTATCAAACTGAGAGAAAGCATGAGCAGATAATACTAAGGAAGTGATTGTTTCTACGCCTAATAGAATAGTAGCGTCAGTAGGGGTTGCAACATGCCTGGGAAGACCAAAGTACGATGAATTAACTAATTTGAGAATTTTAGCAGTCATTCCAACATCCCGGGAAACAATTTCACCAACTTTCTTCACTGAGGAGTTGTCTGATTGCATCTCCTCAATTAATTCGGTATAAACTGCTGGAAGACTCGGTACAGTATCTATTTTAGCGATAATTTTTATTATAGATTTATTAGAAACCGCCTCGCGTAAAGTACAAGACCTTTTTATTGTTGATTTTAATAATTCAGTATCACAAGGTTTTGATAGATATTGGTGAGCTATTCCTACTAGATGCATAACAGTTTCAATATTCGATTGACCCGATAAAACTATGCGAATGCAATTTGGATGCTTTTCTCGAATTTTACTTAACAATTCGATTCCATCCATACCTGGCATTTGAAGGTCAGACACGATAACGTCAATATCAATGTCAGCCATCAAGTTTAATGCTTCCTCTCCACTAGATGCGAAGCTCATACTCCATACATTACGCATTCCGCGCAGCATACGTCTTAATCCCTGAAGAAGATCAATCTCATCATCAACAAAAAGAATTTGCTTTTCCATGATTGCATTTTCTTAATTAAAATTATATTAAACTATTATTTTGGTTATTAGTGAAACTCTGACAATAGTTTTAATATTAGAGGAGCTCTCGATTGCTAATTTTCCCCCGTGCAATTCGGTTAGACGTTTTGCTATTATGAGCCCCATGCCAGAACCTTGTTGCTCTAGGTTTTCACGCTCAAACTGCATATATGCGCCAATTTCATTAATTTGATTATTTTTAAAACCCACTCCGTAATCAGTTATTGAAAGGGTACAAAATTCATCCTGAACTGTGCTTTTCACTTCAACTGGAGTTCCATGGTTTGAGAACTTAAATGCATTATCCAGTAGTTCTCTTATAATTTTTATAAAATATTCTTCTGAGATGCAAATAGAACTATTTTCGATTTCTAAGTTTAAATCCTTCTCCCTTCCAAAATCTTTGGCTTTTTGTTTTGAGATATCTTTAAGGATCCCTCCAATTTCATAAGTATGAAATCTCTTAAGTGCTTCAATTTTCTCTTTATCAGAGCTGATTACCTCAATTTGAGCATAAATTAAATAATTTTCGATAAGTCTTCCCAATCTAATCGACGACTTACGGATGCCTTGGGTAAGTTCAATAATATCATTACTTTCTAACATATCAAAACAATCTATGATTAAATCGGTGTTGCATATGATTCCAGTTAAGGGGGTTCTTAATTCATGGGGCATTGTAAAAACAATATTTTTCCTTAACTGATTAAGTTTCTCTTCTGAATAATGATCAGTTGCTACCTTTTTTTTGAGTCTCGCGCTGATTGCAGAAGATAACTCAACGGCTGTGAATGGTTTAGTTAGAAAGTCATCCGCTCCTAAATCCATTCCCTGCCGGATATCGTTCTTTTCCCCTTTACCGGTTAAAAATATAAATGGAACAATTGCTGTTTTTGGATCTTCACGCAATTTACTTAGAACAGTGTATCCATCCATCTCCGGCATCATAATGTCGCATACAATTAAATCGGGTGGTTGTATTTGAGAAATGAATTCTATTGCTTGATTACCACTGTTAAAGAAATTCATCTCCCATTTATCATTTTTTCTACGAAGGTTACGCCTCAATCCTTCAAGAACGTTTGGTTCATCATCAATAAATATTATTCGCTTTTTTCCCATTGTCTTCTTTTGTTATTCTTCAACTTCTAAAATTGGAAGGCGGATTATGAATGTTGTCCCTTTACCCATTTCTGTTTCGAAAATTAGACTACCTGAGTGTTTCTGAGTTATCACGGAATGAGCAATTGCAAGACCCTGGCCGGTACCTTTCCCAATTTCTTTAGTCGTGAAAAATGGATTAAATATCTTATCTCTTATTTCCTCTGGTATTCCAACTCCAGAATCACTAATACGAACCTCTGCCCAATTGTCTACATGATGAGTGGATATTTTTATTATACCATTTTCAGGATTTCGGTTGTCCCTACCATCGGAAATTGCATGAACTGCATTGATGATTAAATTCAAAATAACTTGATTAAATTCTCCAGCTACGCAAGGAACCAATGGCAGATTGGGATCAAAGTCCGTAATAATATCTGCTACATATTTCCACTCACCTCCGGCAACTGTAACCGTACTTGCAATCGATTTATTTATATCAATATTTACTTTATCTCCATTGTCAGGATAAGAAAAATCTTTCATAGCACGTACGATTTTTGAGATCCGTTCAATACCGGCCAAAGTTTGTTTTAGAGCTTTGGGTATTTCCTCATATAGATAATCTGCCTCTATTTCTTCAAGTTCTACCTCTATTTTTTTTACTAGTTCTTTTTGAACGTTATCATCTCTCGTTGCATCCAAAAGATTTTCATAACTATTTTGTAGTAATCTTAAGTCTTCAAAAGCATCCCTCAAAAAGATTGTATTGTCTCCAACAAACTGCATAGGTGTATTTATCTCATGCGCTATACCAGCAGCTAACTGACCAATAGATTCTAACTTTTGCGCTTGTATCAGTTGACTTTCTAATTCTCTACGTTTTGTGATTTCAGCGCCAAAAAGAAGAATACCATAGATTTTACCAGACTCGTTGATTATGGGATTGATAGTTATACCAAGAAAGCCGCCAGTTCCATCAGGCTTGGTGTAGTGAATATCATCTAAATGATAGGTTTGTTTTGAATTATGACACATTTTAATTTGTTCTTCGGCAGCGTTCCAATCCCATTCAATTTGGCATTGTAACAATGATCGACCCACTACTTCATTTTTATCGAGCTCGAAAATTTTGGATGCGAAATCGTTCCATCTTGTTATTCTATGATCCATATCTAATTCTATCAACATGCATGGGATTGAAGCCAAAAGTTGTTCATTCTCGGTCTGGTAAGATAGAACCTCTTTTTCTAATTTTAATGGTCTATCCTGTAAATTATTTGTCTGCTTTGTAATTTTTATGCGAGCGATCAATTCGCTAGCTTGAAAAGGTTTTGTTATGAAATCATTCATTCCGGAGCACAAAGGTGATATGTTTGGGACGGATCCTTTGTCAGTTACAAAAATTATTGTTGTCCCATTACTATTAACTTTTCTTACTTGAGTACTGAGATTGATTCCATTTGTACTTAAGAATGGTAAATCTAGTATGGCCAGTTTTGGGCTATTTTTTTGTTGAAGTTCTTTCCAAGAAAGGTTGCCATTTTTTATAATAGGATCATGACCAATGTCTTGAACCGTTTGTTTAATAATTGACAAAGAATTTGGATCTGAGTCAGAAATTAATACTTGCATGATTCCACACCGTTAGATTTCCCTAAAATCATTGGAGGTTGTCTTCCATATTAAAAAGTTAGATCTTATTATTTAACCTAAATTACATATAACATCGGTTCAATAAATGGATGACTTTAGCTTTTTAGGATATTAATATCCTGTACCAAAAATCCTCAATTTTTTCTATATATGTATATTATATTTTAAGATTTTTAATTAATTTGCCGATTTTTTAATATGGCTAATTTTTACGTTTTGTTTTCTAAGAGAACGAAAGGATTATGATGGATCCCATCTCCAATCCGGAATTTAAAGGTTCTAATAAAGCAATTAAAATATTAATAGCTGACGATGAACCAACAATTTTGCGAATGTTGGAAATTTATTTCGCAAAAAAAGGGTACGATATTGTTTTAGCGCGAAATGGGTTAGAAGCCTGGGAAGAGTTGCAAAAACCTGATCCTCCTCAATTAATGGTTATTGATTGGATGATGCCAAAATTGGATGGCTTAAAGCTAACTCGGCGAATTCGCACATCTAACTTGGCTCACTATGTTTACATAATCATGGTCACTGCAAAAGGGGAGAAACAGGATCTTCTTGAAGCTATTGACCTGGGTGTAGATGATTATTTAACAAAACCTTTTAATTATAGCGAGTTACATGCCAGAGTGCGTGCCGGAGAACGAATCACAAACCTGGAGCGGACACTTGCTCATAAGAACAAAGAGCTGGAAGAAAAGAACATTCGTTTTATTACCGAAGCTAATAATCGGATGAAAAAAGATCTGGAAGCTGCTGCTAAGATCCAAGAAGCGCTTTTGCCAAAAAACATTCCTGAAGTTGAAGGGATTAAATTTGGTTGGCAATTTAAACCCTGCACAGAATTAGCGGGTGATATTCTAAATTTATATTGGCTGGATAGTAAACACATCGGTCTTTTTGTATTAGATGTTAGTGGTCATGGCGTAGCTTCTGCATTAAAATCTGTTACTCTAAGCTATCTTTTGTCTCCTGTTCAAAATCAATCATCTATTCTAAGAAGGAAAATCAAAGGGTCCTCAACCTTTCAAATTAATTCTCCTGCTAAAGTATTGCATCAATTAAATCAACAATTTCCAGTCGATATGGAAACCGGTCAATTTTTTACTGTCATTTATGGAATTCTAAATATTGAGACTTACGAATTTATATTTTCCTCAGCTGGTCATCCTGACCCTATTTTAATCCGGAATTCAAGTAATCCAACCATTTTAAAGTCGTCAAATTTTCCTATAGGATTTACGGAAGAGGTTGCTTACAATGATTACAAAGTTTGTCTAAAACCAGGGGATCGGCTTTATTTGTACTCAGACGGCATTACAGAGGCTAAAGAATCCAATAGTGAGGAGTTTGGCCTTACTCGTTTTGTCCAGTTCCTAAACGAAAACCGCAAAATGAGTTTTGAAGATTCTCTACCCAAGTTACTGAAGGAAGTTACAACTTGGCATGGAAATTCAAGTTTAGATGACGATGCGTCTCTATTGGCATTAGAAATTACCGGTATAATAAAATCGAACGAAATCCCTAAAGAAAATAAACATCAACATCTATTAGAGTTGAAAAACTAGGAGAAATTATGGATATATCTATTTCAAAATCAGAATCTGAGGTGCAAGTAAAAATATCCGGGCCAATAAATGAATCTGACGGAGAAAATCTTAAGAATACATTTAATAATGCACTGAATGAATCAGGGAAGAATGTGGTCGTGGACTTGACCTACGTACCTACAATAACTAGTTCTGGAATCAGTAAAATTTTGGTTCTTCTACATCAGCTCAAAAAACAAAACCGTGAATTAGCTGTAGCGGGTATACATATTAATTTACATTCATTGTTCAGTTCAATAAATTTGGACAAGCTAATTAAGATCCGCAACATTTGAGAGCTTTATTAATTATATTTTGTAGTTAATTGAAAAAGTTAAGACATTAACTTATTTGAATACAAGCACTTATAAAATATGAAAAATATCATGAGATGCTCTGAATTATTTTTAAATGAACCCACAAAATTACTAAAAAACATTCTTGTAATTAGTGCAAACGGATTAAAAAGAAGTGTCCTTCTTAATAAAACTCTAAAGTCGAATGGTTGCCATATTGAGAACATTAAGAGTTGTAAGGATGCGATCTATCATCTAGAAACAACTCGAGATGTGAATCTTGTTTTATATGATCCTAAGACACAAGATTTGGATTGTGTGGAATTCCTTAAAATAATTAGATCGATTAATCCGGAACTGGAAGTTATTCTGATTGATTCTGCTTCAAATTATGATTCGAATTTAGGAGGTAGTATTTCCAATGCTATTCATTTTCTGGAACCGCCTTTCAACGATTCAAAGTTGGAGGAACTTCTATTTAAAATAGACAAATTAGAGAATCAAAAAGAGGTAAGTATTGAGTCAGAACCTTTGGTCAATCACCTAACGATAGATTTTTCAGTACGTTCCCGTAATTTCCACTTAGACACAATAAATCTGAAATTAGAAGATTTATTACGGAAATATACAAAAATGAATTATTTAGAAATTCAAAATGTACTGCTTGCTTTTCAGGAAACTGTTCAAAATGCCCAGGAGCATGGTAACCTCGCTTTAAAATCCGAATGGAAAGAAGAATTTATAGTTAAAGATAATTGCACAATGTTTGAAAAAGCTATGCAGGAAAGATTGAATGATGCATTATATGCAGATCGGCAAATTAATATCCAAGTGACAATAGATCAATCTTTCGTTCAGTTTTCGGTTGAAGATGAGGGTTCGGGAGTAGCTTCATTTGACATCGATGATGAGAAGGTGGGGGCAATCCATGGACTAGGTTTGAAAATGATAAAAAACCTTATGGATGAAGTTAGATTTAATCAACGAGGCAATAGAGTAACAATTCGTAAATATTTTTATACATAAATCGTTTGGAAAAAATTGCACAAAAACAGATTCAAAAATAATAATTAAATGGATGCTATCAACAAGTTCTGTGCGGAATCAAGCCAGGGTAGCTCTACACTAGCAAATCGTCTAAAGGACATGGTCTCTAAATATATAGAGGAATTGCTTTCCAGAAGATCAGATTTGCAAGATATTGAGTTTCGATCAAAAGAGTTATCGACACTATCTTCTATTTCTGCAAAAAGAATATCCGGGGAAGGGATCCTAGCGGCGTTAGATGGTACTTGGAGTATTTTAAATTCTATCTGTATTCATTATATGCTTACGCAGAGAAAAAAAGAAGAAAATTTAAAACTTTTGGTGAAAATTACTGAGTACCTTTCTGATTTCTCCATTTCATTAGAAGGATTCAACAATATTGTTAAAATGCTAAAAATGCTCGGTACTTTCACAAAAGTAGAAGGCACCAGACTAAATATTGAAAATAACGGCTTTGAAAAGATCGCAGAAGACGTGGAAAAATTAGCAGATCAGATTAAATTGAAATATCCGGAAATGCAGTCCCAATCTGAAGAAATAACAGAGCATATTGAGAAAACCCTTGATAGATTGTACGATTCTGTTGATAAACAAAATGTTAGATTAGATGGAATGCTTGAAACTGCTCAAAAAGATCTGGAATCTGTTATTAATAGTCAAGATACAAGAATTAAGTTTGCAAAATACATTTCAGAATTGACAAAGAAAATTCATAAATCAACAACAAAAGTTCTAAGCTTTGTTGAGTTAGATAATTCCTGTATTCAGAAAACAAATACTTTAGTTTCTTCTTTGCAGGAAATGTCGAAGCAATTTATTGAATTACCACTTTATGGTGACGATCCGGTCAAATTTTCCAATGAAGTCCAACATGCCATTAGTCAATGTGAATTGCAGTCAAATGAGTTAATAAACATTTGGAATAATAAACGACATTCAAATGATCAAGTCGCCATTGCCTTTTTTGAGATAAGGGATTTTCTAAAAGAGGACAATCAATTGCAAGAATCCTTGAATGCTAGTTTTGAATCTGAAACATTATTCTTGATGGAAGTCGAAAAAGAATTACAGGAAATTGCTGAATTTGCCTTTGAAAATGACAAAGTAGATCAGGAAATATCTGCTACCTTATCTTCGTTAGCAAAAAAAGCAGCTAATCTTTCATCTTACATTGGTTCAATTAATGAAATTGGTTCAAGTTTAGAACTAATTGGTGTGAATGCACAGATAAAAGCAGCAGGTGCTGGAGAGCAAGGAAGGGCAATTGGGGTACTTGCCGAAGAAATTCACAAACTCTCATTGGATGCTCATCATCTAACGAATATAGTTTTTATAAAATTGGATGAAGTTATCTCTTTTGGAAAGAAATTAATATCTGAGAATAACTCAGGTTCTATTTCTCATAACTCTGAGATTGAGAATCAAATAAAGTTAATGCGGTCAAAAATGAAATCACTTATTGAGATTAATCAAAATGTGGATTCATTGCTAGATCGATTGAAATCAGAAGAAGAAATTCTCTTTGACGATATTAAGAATACAAATGAAAGATTGGGGAACAGCATAATTCATGAAAATGTAATCGAAGATATCCAGAAGTTTTTAAAAATAATAGCTATACAAACTCCTTCAATCATTTCAAATCGAGAGATTTCTATCACATAGTATTATTCACATGTACTCTGTTTTTGTTACAAAATAGAGTTGTGGGTAAAAACCTCTTAATCTTAGCGATTTTAAGAATAACTTGCCATTCCATGTTAATCTGAAAATATTTAAGTGACAATGTTCTTGGAAATTTAAGTTATTTTATGTATATTCATTAATAAATTAAATTAGGAATTTAAATGCCATCTGTACAACCAACCAAAGTTCTCTATATCGGAAATGACAAGGCATTTCTAAGCTCTGTTTCTCAAATATTACAATTTCATCAAAACAATTATAAAATAGAGAAAGTTAGCAGCCTTAAAGAGATCAAAAATTCTCTTGATCAAAATAATTATCATGTATTTCTTTTTGATGCGGACCTAATCAAAACC comes from candidate division KSB1 bacterium and encodes:
- a CDS encoding STAS domain-containing protein; this encodes MDISISKSESEVQVKISGPINESDGENLKNTFNNALNESGKNVVVDLTYVPTITSSGISKILVLLHQLKKQNRELAVAGIHINLHSLFSSINLDKLIKIRNI
- a CDS encoding methyl-accepting chemotaxis protein translates to MDAINKFCAESSQGSSTLANRLKDMVSKYIEELLSRRSDLQDIEFRSKELSTLSSISAKRISGEGILAALDGTWSILNSICIHYMLTQRKKEENLKLLVKITEYLSDFSISLEGFNNIVKMLKMLGTFTKVEGTRLNIENNGFEKIAEDVEKLADQIKLKYPEMQSQSEEITEHIEKTLDRLYDSVDKQNVRLDGMLETAQKDLESVINSQDTRIKFAKYISELTKKIHKSTTKVLSFVELDNSCIQKTNTLVSSLQEMSKQFIELPLYGDDPVKFSNEVQHAISQCELQSNELINIWNNKRHSNDQVAIAFFEIRDFLKEDNQLQESLNASFESETLFLMEVEKELQEIAEFAFENDKVDQEISATLSSLAKKAANLSSYIGSINEIGSSLELIGVNAQIKAAGAGEQGRAIGVLAEEIHKLSLDAHHLTNIVFIKLDEVISFGKKLISENNSGSISHNSEIENQIKLMRSKMKSLIEINQNVDSLLDRLKSEEEILFDDIKNTNERLGNSIIHENVIEDIQKFLKIIAIQTPSIISNREISIT
- a CDS encoding response regulator, which encodes MQVLISDSDPNSLSIIKQTVQDIGHDPIIKNGNLSWKELQQKNSPKLAILDLPFLSTNGINLSTQVRKVNSNGTTIIFVTDKGSVPNISPLCSGMNDFITKPFQASELIARIKITKQTNNLQDRPLKLEKEVLSYQTENEQLLASIPCMLIELDMDHRITRWNDFASKIFELDKNEVVGRSLLQCQIEWDWNAAEEQIKMCHNSKQTYHLDDIHYTKPDGTGGFLGITINPIINESGKIYGILLFGAEITKRRELESQLIQAQKLESIGQLAAGIAHEINTPMQFVGDNTIFLRDAFEDLRLLQNSYENLLDATRDDNVQKELVKKIEVELEEIEADYLYEEIPKALKQTLAGIERISKIVRAMKDFSYPDNGDKVNIDINKSIASTVTVAGGEWKYVADIITDFDPNLPLVPCVAGEFNQVILNLIINAVHAISDGRDNRNPENGIIKISTHHVDNWAEVRISDSGVGIPEEIRDKIFNPFFTTKEIGKGTGQGLAIAHSVITQKHSGSLIFETEMGKGTTFIIRLPILEVEE
- a CDS encoding HDOD domain-containing protein translates to MEKQILFVDDEIDLLQGLRRMLRGMRNVWSMSFASSGEEALNLMADIDIDVIVSDLQMPGMDGIELLSKIREKHPNCIRIVLSGQSNIETVMHLVGIAHQYLSKPCDTELLKSTIKRSCTLREAVSNKSIIKIIAKIDTVPSLPAVYTELIEEMQSDNSSVKKVGEIVSRDVGMTAKILKLVNSSYFGLPRHVATPTDATILLGVETITSLVLSAHAFSQFDTKKILGLSIDDVIFHSLEIGRLANRIAIKEQINKSDADHALLGGLLHDCGKLVLAANLSDDYISTLELMNSENIGFTEAEQKVFGTTHAEVGGALLGIWGLPDPVVEAVTFHHTPELAPHSEFSPLMAVHVANCLFHKKNNGNNLNENVNINLDCLTQLKMIDKIPNWQALLN
- a CDS encoding SpoIIE family protein phosphatase; translated protein: MMDPISNPEFKGSNKAIKILIADDEPTILRMLEIYFAKKGYDIVLARNGLEAWEELQKPDPPQLMVIDWMMPKLDGLKLTRRIRTSNLAHYVYIIMVTAKGEKQDLLEAIDLGVDDYLTKPFNYSELHARVRAGERITNLERTLAHKNKELEEKNIRFITEANNRMKKDLEAAAKIQEALLPKNIPEVEGIKFGWQFKPCTELAGDILNLYWLDSKHIGLFVLDVSGHGVASALKSVTLSYLLSPVQNQSSILRRKIKGSSTFQINSPAKVLHQLNQQFPVDMETGQFFTVIYGILNIETYEFIFSSAGHPDPILIRNSSNPTILKSSNFPIGFTEEVAYNDYKVCLKPGDRLYLYSDGITEAKESNSEEFGLTRFVQFLNENRKMSFEDSLPKLLKEVTTWHGNSSLDDDASLLALEITGIIKSNEIPKENKHQHLLELKN
- a CDS encoding ATP-binding protein, whose product is MRCSELFLNEPTKLLKNILVISANGLKRSVLLNKTLKSNGCHIENIKSCKDAIYHLETTRDVNLVLYDPKTQDLDCVEFLKIIRSINPELEVILIDSASNYDSNLGGSISNAIHFLEPPFNDSKLEELLFKIDKLENQKEVSIESEPLVNHLTIDFSVRSRNFHLDTINLKLEDLLRKYTKMNYLEIQNVLLAFQETVQNAQEHGNLALKSEWKEEFIVKDNCTMFEKAMQERLNDALYADRQINIQVTIDQSFVQFSVEDEGSGVASFDIDDEKVGAIHGLGLKMIKNLMDEVRFNQRGNRVTIRKYFYT
- a CDS encoding response regulator, whose amino-acid sequence is MGKKRIIFIDDEPNVLEGLRRNLRRKNDKWEMNFFNSGNQAIEFISQIQPPDLIVCDIMMPEMDGYTVLSKLREDPKTAIVPFIFLTGKGEKNDIRQGMDLGADDFLTKPFTAVELSSAISARLKKKVATDHYSEEKLNQLRKNIVFTMPHELRTPLTGIICNTDLIIDCFDMLESNDIIELTQGIRKSSIRLGRLIENYLIYAQIEVISSDKEKIEALKRFHTYEIGGILKDISKQKAKDFGREKDLNLEIENSSICISEEYFIKIIRELLDNAFKFSNHGTPVEVKSTVQDEFCTLSITDYGVGFKNNQINEIGAYMQFERENLEQQGSGMGLIIAKRLTELHGGKLAIESSSNIKTIVRVSLITKIIV
- a CDS encoding HAD-IA family hydrolase, coding for MSKIKFENINTLFLDVGNTLISIDFVWICTELRKLEIQCDAGQLQKAEASARPVISKRIQEFKGRKGLEAHVLYLELIFSKLPEKMVHEKIQIIQIVEKLVPILYPDGNVLRLWSYVLPGVREALQKLKEMNLKIVAVSNGDGTVEAQLTDQNLISYFDTVIDSHAVGVSKPDPKIFEYALRVSRTAPERTLFVGDIYSVDIVGAWSAGLSAILLDPYGDWPDVDCERITDLLSLCSKIATSR
- a CDS encoding NAD(P)H-dependent oxidoreductase, which translates into the protein MIKIATILGTVRPGNYTGKALALVQDEIKKNKDIELDIIDPSKLNLALPGQSNNSFDSDRIREMILNATGIVISTPEYHGSFSATVKLIIENLGFPSSLATKPVALLGVAAGQIGAIKSLEQLRSVCSHVGAIVLPGPVSVANVRSVFDEDGNCLDEKIEKRVRSVATSLIDFIHNNICPRFALEQFVREEVVI